In Microplitis mediator isolate UGA2020A chromosome 2, iyMicMedi2.1, whole genome shotgun sequence, a single window of DNA contains:
- the LOC130663349 gene encoding uncharacterized protein LOC130663349 — protein MEGESIISNSPSYLSMIWGAIASVGWYIIAAIVVSVWASPYIKEKYKSWKQKKDDEEYSAKYHKNPDIFEERTRAIEAARQRMQQQYLERAELAKQQEEEKKRLKQEQVMKLLKDAEGGNRLGTSDQPSSSKSSFRDEYNPLMGESSRGYRAPKRSCCGKKCG, from the exons atggaaGGCGAATctataatttcaaattcaccgtcatatttatcaatga tatGGGGAGCAATTGCATCAGTGGGTTGGTACATTATCGCTGCAATTGTAGTTTCAGTTTGGGCATCACCATACATTAAAGAGAAATATAAATCTTGGAAGCAAAAGAAAGATGATgaagaatattctgctaaataccacaaaa ATCCAGATATATTTGAAGAGCGAACGAGAGCCATTGAAGCTGCACGACAACGAATGCAGCAACAATATCTTGAGCGAGCTGAGCTTGCCAAGCAGCAAGAAGAAGAG AAGAAAAGATTAAAACAAGAACAAGTGATGAAATTACTAAAAGATGCTGAAGGCGGAAATAGACTAGGAACTAGTGACCAACCCTCTTCATCCAAATCAAGTTTCCGTGACG AATACAATCCACTGATGGGAGAATCCAGCCGTGGATATCGGGCTCCAAAACGCAGTTGCTGTGGTAAAAAatgtggataa
- the LOC130663348 gene encoding kanadaptin gives MTIMEVNSDEIKKSDNPDKISEEMEADKVIPSDSNQDSKSAESESNTVPMSVDESKPDHVSETEDHSELNQDRNLDESKVDPEVSKSTDELPGQEAFKKPALLIGPRRGKTGSIRILSNGKVSHVAPVAVQSTSDSSDEPEIISESIEPPKLSSQDHKQQLPLPYKEPAWGGSPSGDYKVEVLKSGVILDTIDLTKKSFHVIGRLPVCDIPLAHPTISRYHAILQYRVNGDEKNGPGFYLYDLESTHGTFWNGCRIRPKTYVKLQGGHMLRFGCSQRKFIVQTPVEEEEQESEYTVTQLKEMRRQELMEREKEERERQQMFEEMERLRKEKEEAEGIDWGMGEDADEETDMTENPYAMTNNEELFLDDPKKTLRGWFEREGFDLQYQTEERGIGQFICWVDLPIEPAVGRNVRAEALVKGKKKESVIQCAIEACRVLDRYGLLRQATHEGRKRKSRNWEEEDFYDSDEDNYLDRTGTVERKREQRMRNAGKLETKAETYATLVEKLSGVTKEIKEIEVKLKKHQDTKRGVDSDSNEDALDAFMSNLSSAVLNKSDILKMKSQLQQLKKEEENLKKLVDFAKPANLPSLVSSSAVEDQTEKPEKEKRRRTDDDDGLVCKLVEDEERKVSKSRYGLIKSEEIAVIQKELKQGDEVDEQESVEGKKTEENEGFEGKIEQEGSKKTEKKNEELSEAELLKRKKKNMKRTQKRAEKAAKESKKSYDEDIHSVDYSTWVPPSNQSGDGRTSLNDKFGY, from the exons atg ACAATTATGGAGGTTAATTCTGACGAGATTAAAAAATCTGACAATCCTGATAAAATCAGTGAAGAAATGGAGGCTGACAAAGTGATTCCGTCAGATTCAAACCAAGATTCCAAGTCTGCAGAATCAGAATCAAATACAGTTCCAATGTCAGTTGATGAATCAAAGCCAGATCATGTTTCAGAAACTGAAGATCATTCGGAACTGAACCAGGATAGAAATCTTGATGAGTCTAAAGTGGACCCAGAAGTGTCAAAGTCAACAGATGAATTACCTGGTCAAGAAGCATTTAAAAAGCCAGCGCTATTAATTGGTCCTCGTCGAGGTAAAACAGGATCGATACGTATACTATCGAATGGAAAAGTATCTCACGTAGCTCCGGTAGCAGTTCAATCCACATCCGACAGCTCTGATGAACCAGAAATAATATCAGAGTCAATAGAACCACCGAAATTATCATCTCAGGATCACAAGCAACAACTACCGTTGCCTTACAAAGAACCAGCATGGGGAGGAAGTCCCTCCGGTGACTACAAAGTTGAAGTATTAAAGTCTGGAGTAATACTGGACACAATAGatctaacaaaaaaaagtttccacGTCATCGGACGTCTTCCGGTCTGCGATATCCCACTCGCGCACCCGACAATCTCGCGGTACCACGCGATTCTCCAGTACCGAGTCAACGGGGATGAAAAAAACGGCCCGGGGTTTTATCTTTACGACCTCGAAAGCACCCACGGAACTTTCTGGAACGGCTGCCGCATAAGACCCAAGACCTACGTCAAGCTGCAAGGTGGACACATGCTAAGATTCGGGTGCAGTCAGCGTAAATTTATTGTGCAGACGCCCGTTGAGGAGGAAGAGCAGGAGTCCGAGTACACGGTGACGCAGTTGAAGGAGATGCGCCGCCAGGAGTTGATGGAACGAGAGAAAGAAGAACGAGAACGCCAGCAGATGTTCGAAGAAATGGAACGGCtgagaaaagaaaaagaagaagctGAGGGAATAGACTGGGGGATGGGGGAAGATGCTGACGAAGAGACTGACATGACTGAGAATCCTTATGCTATGACTAATAATGAGGAATTGTTCCTTGACGACCCCAAGAAAACGCTCAGAGGATGGTTCGAGCGCGAAGGCTTTGACTTGCAGTACCAGACTGAGGAGAGAGGGATCGGGCAGTTTATATGCTGGGTCGACTTGCCCATTGAACCGGCGGTAGGTCGCAATGTACGTGCGGAAGCTTTGGTCAAGGGCAAGAAGAAGGAGTCAGTTATCCAGTGCGCTATTGAGGCCTGCAGAGTTTTAGACAGATACGGATTGTTAAGACAGGCCACGCACGAAGGCCGCAAACGCAAGTCACGTAATTGGGAGGAGGAAGATTTTTATGACTCTGATGAAGACAATTACCTAGACAGGACTGGTACCGTTGAACGCAAACGCGAACAGAGGATGCGCAATGCTGGTAAACTGGAGACCAAGGCTGAAACTTACGCGACGTTGGTGGAAAAATTGTCTGGAGTTACTAAAGAAATAAAGGAGATCGAAGTAAAGCTGAAGAAACATCAGGACACCAAACGTGGGGTTGATTCAGATTCAAATGAAGACGCTCTCGATGCTTTCATGTCGAATTTGAGCTCTGCTGTCTTAAATAAGAGtgacattttgaaaatgaagTCCCAGTTGCAGCAATTGAAGAAAGAAGAAGAGAACCTGAAGAAGTTGGTTGATTTTGCTAAACCAGCAAACTTGCCGTCGTTGGTGTCTAGTTCAGCAGTGGAAGACCAGACAGAGAAGCCAGAGAAAGAAAAACGACGCAGAACTGATGATGACGACGGCTTGGTTTGTAAGTTGGTGGAAGATGAAGAGAGGAAAGTGTCCAAGAGTCGGTACGGGCTGATCAAGAGCGAAGAGATTGCTGTCATTCAGAAAGAGCTTAAGCAGGGTGATGAGGTTGATGAGCAAGAGAGTGTTGAAGGAAAAAAGACTGAGGAGAACGAAGGATTCGAAGGAAAAATTGAGCAAGAAGGAAGCAAAAagacggagaaaaaaaatgaggaaTTATCGGAAGCTGAGCTCCTGAAaagaaagaagaaaaatatGAAGCGCACGCAGAAGAGGGCTGAGAAGGCGGCTAAAGAAAGTAAGAAATCTTATGACGAAGATATTCATAGCGTTGATTATTCCACTTGGGTACCGCCTTCCAATCAATCTGGCGATGGACGGACTAGTTTAAATGACAAGTTTGGTTACTAG
- the LOC130663519 gene encoding uncharacterized protein LOC130663519, which translates to MMSSRSRKLIEIVTSRFNKSPVLTNAIESATERAHVQLTHFQNIANKKYDTIVKQVNGATIIQDLKLAALEPAPMPKQLVIWWKWYQQLTGLEDVEVARQQMITVQDKLFDCQNRRRDLNNQASVIADKLKQVYGELIQTRREDPKYVQLTILENKALQDQSRIISHLNLLENEERDHFTQLATAIKEYHDSQNINAQKYKYLSILASAVIAILSLGGSMIYNNKRIADVHKIIAEGQSKNEVMFKNYFSTLEESIREFKNKKVFIDWNKAPDIKYQSNQSPSDIPSVDPQIKNVGVDRKIILGSALVFLLIILNRISS; encoded by the exons atgatgtcAAGTCGTTCAAggaaattaattgaaatagtaaCATCAAGATTTAATAAGTCACCAGTTTTAACAAACGCTATTGAATCAGCAACTGAAAGAGCTCATGTACAATTAActcattttcaaaatattgccaacaaaaaatatgacacTATTGTcaag caaGTCAATGGAGCGACAATCATCCAGGATTTAAAATTAGCAGCATTAGAGCCAGCACCGATGCCAAAGCAGCTGGTAATCTGGTGGAAATGGTACCAGCAGCTAACAGGTCTCGAAGATGTTGAAGTAGCAAGACAACAGATGATAACCGTCCAAGACAAATTATTCGACTGCCAGAACCGCCGGCGAGATCTCAACAACCAGGCATCTGTGATCGCCGATAAATTGAAACAAGTCTACGGCGAGTTGATTCAAACCAGGCGGGAAGATCCAAAGTACGTGCAGTTGACAATCTTGGAAAATAAAGCTCTGCAAGATCAGAGCAGAATAATATCTCACTTAAATCTACTGGAAAATGAGGAACGCGACCACTTTACCCAGTTGGCCACTGCCATAAAAGAGTATCATGACAGCCAGAATATTAACgcgcaaaaatataaatatctgtCTATTCTAGCGTCCGCTGTCATCGCGATACTTTCTCTAGGCGGGTCGAtgatttataacaataaacgAATAGCCGATGTCCATAAAATAATTGCCGAGGGACAGAGTAAGAACGAAGTtatgttcaaaaattatttttctacgcTGGAGGAAAGCATTAGAGagtttaagaataaaaaagtttttattgatTGGAATAAAGCACCGgatattaaatatcaaagtaATCAGAGTCCTAGTGATATTCCATCTGTTGACccacaaattaaaaatgttggtgtagatagaaaaataatacttgGCAGTGCGCTTGtctttcttttaattattttaaatcggaTATCGTCttag